The proteins below come from a single Papaver somniferum cultivar HN1 chromosome 11, ASM357369v1, whole genome shotgun sequence genomic window:
- the LOC113321860 gene encoding pentatricopeptide repeat-containing protein At5g42450, mitochondrial-like has product MNCIPLKIIQSYQPNFKQAQKLSDKIFQQTQKSHSRYIKLGISLAESDLISSYCQRDSFSEARKLFEETPDWDIVSATKVIGQFVKKDRHKDAISLFSSLLKFNCTPTQYTFGTVIHSSIALRNLCIGEQFHACALKLGLNANVFVGSSILNLYVKLSTIENASKAFDDTNEPNVISYTTLVCGYLKNKRCEDALQVFQDMPEKNVVSWNAMIGGYSQTGNTEEAVNLFVKMRREGSLLPVRSTFPCVFSAAANIAALDMGKSFHACALKILGSSCGVFVSNSLISFYAKCGAMEDSLLIFSKLQQKNVVSWNAMICGYAQNGRGKEALEFFEKMKTSGFRPNSVTLLCVLLACDHTGLVDEAFRHFNLAKAEDPNPLNPEHYACMVDLLSRCGRFSEAETFLKDLPFDPGIGFWKSLLGGCQIHSNLELADYAARRIHNLDPKDSSSYVMISNANSAAGRWSNSSIIRTEMKEKGMTITPGCSWIEANGKVHVFVTSDKRHAQKDEIYLMLRNLLEHMKGDHDI; this is encoded by the coding sequence ATGAATTGCATCCCACTAAAGATCATTCAATCATATCAACCAAATTTCAAACAAGCTCAAAAATTGTCTGACaaaattttccaacaaacccagaAATCTCATTCCCGTTACATCAAGTTAGGGATTTCCCTAGCTGAATCGGACCTTATCAGCTCTTACTGCCAACGGGATTCATTCTCAGAAGCTCGTAAGTTGTTCGAAGAAACGCCTGACTGGGACATTGTTTCAGCAACAAAGGTTATCGGTCAGTTTGTGAAAAAAGATCGTCATAAAGATGCAATTAGTCTCTTTTCAAGTTTGCTTAAATTCAACTGTACACCTACTCAGTACACTTTCGGAACGGTAATTCATTCTTCTATCGCGTTACGAAATCTTTGTATTGGTGAGCAATTCCATGCTTGTGCCTTGAAGTTAGGTCTTAATGCGAATGTTTTTGTTGGAAGTTCGATTCTTAATCTTTATGTGAAGTTAAGTACCATAGAAAATGCTAGTAAAGCTTTTGATGATACAAATGAACCAAATGTAATTTCTTATACTACTTTGGTATGTGGGTacttgaaaaacaagagatgTGAAGATGCTTTACAGGTTTTTCAAGATATGCCTGAAAAAAATGTTGTTTCTTGGAACGCAATGATTGGCGGGTATAGTCAGACCGGTAATACCGAAGAAGCTGTAAATCTGTTTGTTAAGATGCGTAGAGAAGGATCATTACTGCCTGTTCGTTCGACGTTTCCTTGTGTTTTTAGTGCAGCAGCTAATATAGCAGCTCTTGATATGGGTAAGAGTTTTCATGCTTGTGCTCTGAAGATTTTGGGTTCTTCTTGTGGTGTTTTTGTTAGTAATTCGCTGATAAGTTTTTATGCGAAATGCGGGGCAATGGAAGATAGTCTTTTGATATTCAGTAAACTTCAGCAGAAAAATGTTGTTtcttggaatgctatgatttgcGGGTATGCACAGAATGGGAGAGGAAAAGAAGCATTGGAGTTCTTCGAAAAGATGAAAACTTCTGGTTTTAGACCTAATAGTGTAACTCTTTTGTGTGTATTGTTAGCTTGTGATCATACTGGTCTAGTTGATGAAGCTTTTAGGCATTTCAATTTAGCGAAAGCTGAAGACCCTAACCCGCTAAATCCCGAACACTACGCGTGTATGGTTGATTTACTGTCTCGGTGCGGGCGCTTCAGTGAAGCAGAAACTTTCCTTAAGGATCTACCTTTTGATCCAGGAATTGGATTTTGGAAATCATTGCTTGGAGGATGCCAAATACACTCGAATTTGGAACTTGCAGATTATGCAGCTAGACGGATTCATAATTTGGATCCGAAAGATTCATCATCCTATGTTATGATTTCTAATGCCAATTCTGCAGCTGGTAGATGGAGCAATTCATCAATAATCAGGACAGAGATGAAAGAAAAAGGAATGACAATAACTCCTGGATGCAGTTGGATTGAAGCCAATGGTAAGGTTCACGTTTTTGTCACCAGCGACAAGAGACATGCTCAGAAGGATGAGATTTATTTGATGCTGAGAAACCTTTTGGAACATATGAAGGGAGACCACGACATATAA
- the LOC113321859 gene encoding vacuolar fusion protein MON1 homolog, whose protein sequence is MSSASNSPDSTNQNPKQVVITDQISSLTLADESQKVEEAQGVSISIVNGSDGDVNSDQNDKTQVPEEEEEGGNDSAMVSAEEEVEVLEEEEGGIREINSSSGGGGIDNLEQQNEGNGSATVSVKEEVGVVEEEGAREVNSSSGSGIDEIEGTKVTPSTSGNGSAMVSVKEEVGVVEEEGVREINLLSGGGGGGNYEQEIEGNGSFLVSVEEDEVPEEEEEGVRETNSSSGGGVDEIEGAVLSPSSSGYAGELGTNSGTSNSGIDEIEEQDGIVINDGVNLQDNLNDGASDAWVAGKRHSDEDDGSASWRKRKKHFFVLSNSGKPIYSRYGDEHKLAGFSATLQAIISFVENGGDSVKFVRAGKHQVVFLMKGPIYLVCISCTEEPQESLMGQLELIYGQMLLILTKSVNRCFERNSKFDMTPLLGGTDCVFSSLIHSFGWNPATFLHAYTCLPLAYPTRQAAGAILQDVAESGVLFAILMCKHKVISLVGAQKASLHPDDMLLLANFVLSSESFRTSESFSPICLPRYNPMAFLYAYVQYLDVDTYLMLLTTSSDAFYHLKDCRMRIESVLVKSNVLSEVQRSMLDGGLRVEDLPIDPSRPVSSSPHLGQGRLTPDSLERLKEADHGIGGPAGLWHFIYRSIYLDQYVSSEFSSPINSSRQQKRLYRAYQRVYVSMHGENGPHKTQFRRNENYVILCWITPDFELYAAFDPLADKALAIKTCNRVCQWVRDLENEIFLLGASPFSW, encoded by the exons ATGTCTTCAGCTTCTAATTCACCCGATTccacaaatcaaaaccctaaacaagTAGTAATTACAGATCAAATTTCTTCTTTAACATTGGCCGATGAATCACAAAAAGTAGAAGAAGCACAAGGAGTATCAATTTCGATTGTGAATGGATCTGATGGTGATGTTAATTCCGATCAGAATGATAAGACCCAAgtcccagaagaagaagaagaagggggaaATGATTCAGCAATGGTGTCTGCAGAGGAGGAGGTTGAAgttttggaagaagaagaaggaggtatTAGAGAGATAAATTCTTCATCTGGTGGTGGTGGGATTGATAATTTGGAGCAACAAAATGAGGGAAATGGTTCAGCAACGGTGTCTGTAAAAGAGGAGGTTggagttgttgaagaagaaggggCTAGAGAGGTCAATTCATCGTCTGGTAGTGGTATTGATGAAATTGAAGGAACAAAAGTCACTCCTAGTACCAGTGGAAATGGTTCAGCAATGGTGTCTGTAAAGGAGGAGGTTGGAGTTGTAGAAGAAGAAGGTGTTAGAGAGATAAATTTGttatctggtggtggtggtggaggtaatTATGAGCAGGAAATTGAGGGAAATGGTTCATTTTTGGTGTCTGTAGAGGAGGATGAAGTcccagaagaagaagaggaaggggTTAGAGAGACGAATTCTTCATCTGGGGGTGGTGTTGATGAAATTGAAGGAGCAGTATTAAGTCCTAGTAGTAGTGGATATGCTGGTGAATTGGGAACTAATAGTGGAACTAGTAACTCTGGAATTGATGAGATTGAAGAACAAGATGGAATTGTTATTAATGATGGTGTAAATTTGCAAGATAATTTGAATGATGGGGCTTCGGATGCGTGGGTTGCTGGGAAACGACATTCAGATGAG GATGATGGCTCAGCATCTTGGAGGAAAAGGAAGAAGCATTTTTTTGTTTTGAGTAATTCTGGCAAGCCGATATACTCCAG GTATGGAGATGAACACAAGCTTGCAGGGTTTTCGGCTACATTGCAAGCAATTATATCCTTTGTGGAGAATGG GGGAGACAGTGTTAAATTCGTAAGAGCCGGAAAACATCAG GTAGTTTTTCTTATGAAGGGACCGATTTATTTGGTGTGCATAAGCTGTACTGAAGAGCCTCAGGAGTCATTAATGGGTCAATTGGAACTAATCTATGGTCAG ATGCTTCTTATCCTAACTAAGTCTGTGAATAGATGTTTTGAGAGGAATTCAAAGTTTGATATGACACCCTTGCTTGGGGGAACAGACTGTGTCTTTTCATCGCTTATCCATTCCTTTGGTTG GAACCCTGCTACATTTCTTCATGCATATACTTGCCTTCCTCTTGCTTATCCTACAAGGCAAGCTGCAGGAGCTATATTACAAGACGTAGCTGAATCAGGTGTTCTTTTCGCGATATTGATGTGTAAGCACAAG GTTATCAGTCTTGTTGGTGCACAAAAGGCATCCCTTCATCCTGATGATATGCTTTTACTCGCCAATTTTGTCCTGTCCTCAGAATCCTTTAG GACATCTGAATCATTCTCACCAATATGCTTGCCAAGATATAATCCAATGGCGTTTCTGTATGCATATGTGCAATATCTTGAT GTAGATACGTATTTGATGTTGCTTACCACTAGTTCAGATGCCTTTTATCATCTCAAGGACTGCAG GATGCGTATCGAGTCGGTGCTTGTGAAGTCAAATGTTCTCAGTGAAGTTCAGAGGTCCATGCTAGATGGTGGTCTCCGTGTAGAAGATTTGCCTATCGATCCTTCTCGTCCTGTATCTTCATCTCCTCATCTGGGGCAAGGAAGGCTTACGCCTGATTCTCTTGAGCGATTAAAAGAAGCAGATCATGGCATTGGTGGTCCTGCTGGACTATGGCATTTCATTTATCGAAGTATTTATCTGGATCAGTATGTGTCATCAGAGTTCTCATCTCCAATAAACAGTTCTAGACAACAGAAAAG ATTGTACAGAGCATACCAGAGGGTTTATGTTTCCATGCATGGCGAAAATGGTCCACATAAAACACAATTTAGAAGAAATGAAAATTATG TTATACTATGCTGGATTACTCCGGATTTTGAACTTTATGCAGCATTTGATCCACTTGCAGATAAG GCATTGGCTATAAAAACTTGCAATCGCGTATGTCAGTGGGTAAGAGATTTGGAAAATGAGATTTTCTTGTTGGGGGCAAGCCCCTTCTCATGGTGA